From the genome of Streptomyces sp. NBC_01116, one region includes:
- a CDS encoding aldose 1-epimerase has translation MSRSEENVRLTVGEAELTVDPGHGCRISSLRIGGTELLRQGERYGCFPMVPWCGRTGNGQFRNGDELHRLPLNSPPHAIHGTGRDTSWQPAFTAADLDEGRAAFYYDLAEPWPYRGRVTQTFELTGDALTLGLAVETSRDSFPAQAGWHPWFHRTVDGVAAELSFDAAWQEERGADHLPTGRRIDPLPGPWDDCFGMPDGVDVKLTWPERLELRVKSRSAWVVVYDEQDEAVCVEPQSGPPNGLNTAPRLVTPIDPLEITTTWSWTRL, from the coding sequence GTGAGCAGGAGCGAAGAGAACGTCAGGCTGACCGTCGGCGAAGCCGAGTTGACCGTCGACCCCGGGCACGGCTGCCGGATCAGCAGCCTGCGGATCGGGGGCACCGAACTGCTCCGCCAGGGCGAGCGCTACGGCTGCTTCCCGATGGTGCCCTGGTGCGGGCGCACCGGGAACGGACAGTTCCGCAACGGCGACGAGCTCCACCGGCTGCCGCTGAACTCCCCGCCGCACGCCATCCACGGCACCGGCCGGGACACCTCCTGGCAGCCGGCGTTCACGGCCGCCGACCTGGACGAGGGGCGGGCCGCGTTCTACTACGACCTCGCCGAGCCCTGGCCGTACCGGGGCCGGGTGACGCAGACCTTCGAGCTGACCGGGGACGCGCTGACGCTGGGCCTCGCCGTCGAGACGTCACGCGACTCCTTCCCCGCCCAGGCCGGCTGGCACCCGTGGTTCCACCGCACCGTCGACGGCGTGGCCGCCGAGCTGTCCTTCGACGCCGCCTGGCAGGAGGAGCGCGGCGCGGACCATCTGCCGACCGGCCGTCGCATCGACCCCCTGCCCGGCCCGTGGGACGACTGCTTCGGCATGCCCGACGGCGTCGACGTGAAGCTCACCTGGCCGGAGCGGCTGGAGCTGAGGGTGAAGAGCCGCAGCGCGTGGGTGGTCGTCTACGACGAGCAGGACGAGGCCGTCTGCGTCGAGCCGCAGTCCGGGCCGCCGAACGGGCTGAACACCGCGCCCCGGCTGGTGACCCCGATCGACCCGCTGGAGATCACGACGACGTGGAGCTGGACGCGGCTCTGA